One Deinococcus sp. LM3 genomic region harbors:
- a CDS encoding transposase, whose protein sequence is MLPLLLLFLGLPAHQTRFFAHLIPLWQAIPGRVNARNFSRYSEWDERTFRRWMHKTLPWDELHWGLVRLLIRWGVLGSRFILAIDASFIPKSGKKTEGLGAFWNGSQSRSDTGLELSCLALISLTGQHAFPLDIRQTRPKQDRADRLEQYLEQLKDVFTQRRAWLSGHLRAVVADGQYAKKMFMDAVHAEKIAFVTKLQSNANLLYPFTGAHPTRRGARRKWGGKVDFKDWSGWQSVPGDAQERVWTRVVWAPHFGRFLRVVVIERLDRKGQVKAHVVLCSTDTTMPAQEIRALYSARFQLEFVFRDAKQFAGLTTCQLRSTTGLENHWNAACFALSLGRAEYLLERSARTGRPADVVPFSYEDVKRRAFNRLFASRILANLGLSRRFVELEEHPSRPLDLGVKAA, encoded by the coding sequence ATGTTACCCCTGCTGCTGCTCTTCCTCGGACTCCCAGCCCACCAGACCCGCTTCTTCGCTCACCTCATTCCCCTCTGGCAAGCCATTCCAGGCCGGGTCAACGCCAGGAACTTCAGCCGCTACAGCGAGTGGGACGAGCGCACCTTCCGCCGATGGATGCACAAGACGCTGCCCTGGGATGAACTCCACTGGGGACTGGTGCGACTCCTGATTCGCTGGGGGGTCCTCGGTTCACGGTTCATCCTGGCCATCGACGCCAGTTTCATCCCCAAGTCAGGCAAGAAAACCGAAGGGCTCGGGGCGTTCTGGAACGGCTCGCAGAGCCGTTCCGACACCGGACTGGAGTTGTCCTGCCTGGCCCTGATCAGCCTCACCGGCCAGCATGCCTTCCCGCTGGACATCCGTCAGACCCGGCCCAAACAGGACCGGGCAGATCGCCTCGAACAGTATCTGGAGCAACTGAAAGACGTCTTCACCCAGCGACGCGCTTGGCTGTCCGGCCATCTGCGCGCGGTCGTGGCTGACGGCCAGTACGCCAAGAAGATGTTCATGGACGCCGTCCATGCCGAGAAGATCGCTTTCGTCACCAAGCTCCAGTCGAATGCCAACCTGCTCTACCCGTTCACTGGCGCGCATCCCACACGCCGGGGTGCCCGGCGGAAGTGGGGTGGCAAGGTCGATTTCAAAGATTGGAGCGGGTGGCAGAGCGTTCCGGGTGACGCTCAGGAGCGGGTGTGGACGCGGGTGGTGTGGGCCCCTCACTTCGGCCGCTTTCTGCGGGTGGTGGTGATCGAGCGTCTTGATCGGAAGGGTCAGGTGAAGGCCCATGTGGTGCTGTGCAGCACGGACACGACCATGCCGGCACAGGAGATCCGGGCGCTGTACAGCGCCCGGTTCCAGCTGGAGTTCGTCTTCCGTGATGCCAAGCAGTTCGCGGGGCTGACGACCTGCCAGCTCCGGTCGACGACGGGGCTGGAGAATCACTGGAACGCCGCGTGTTTTGCGCTTTCGTTGGGTCGTGCGGAGTACCTACTGGAGCGGTCTGCCCGTACGGGCAGACCGGCTGATGTGGTGCCGTTTTCGTACGAGGACGTGAAGCGGCGCGCGTTTAACCGGCTGTTCGCCTCGCGAATTCTGGCCAATCTGGGTCTTTCACGGCGATTCGTTGAATTGGAGGAACATCCGTCCAGGCCGCTGGATCTCGGCGTCAAAGCTGCTTGA
- the tig gene encoding trigger factor, with product MAELISREGNKVEFKVSVPAAEVNRAYDQVWAGLARDVRVPGFRPGKAPRKVIEGRVGKGYVEQEVRDRLLETHYSQAARELKLSLVDANIDPQPLKSGQAFEFTVKGETYPEVKLADWSGLSLSAAAPEITDEVLDRTLSDLQERNATFDDADRAIEASDQVTIEEQGEDGGTYPVYLDVAEAHVRDALLGKNKGDTVEITVPAHQHGDHEHAEHTVTVKIVDVKTKKLQALDDEFAKSLNFDSLERLRTDLKAELERRATQEGEAARREEFIDHLVAGMTADIPQALLDRRRESMQAEIQDDLGRQGVKWGEYEAFMKEQGKLDEFMADLGKNAETRVKRDLALEKLAEDLNVQVSDAEFNQTMTALAQANGLSPADLSKQLGPNGINSYYISLTREKALQQAIAQLSKGSEATAGDASSDEASSAE from the coding sequence ATGGCAGAGCTGATCAGCAGAGAAGGCAACAAGGTGGAATTCAAGGTGTCGGTGCCGGCCGCCGAAGTGAACCGCGCATACGACCAGGTGTGGGCCGGACTGGCGCGCGACGTGCGCGTCCCCGGTTTCCGCCCCGGCAAGGCGCCCCGCAAGGTCATCGAGGGCCGCGTCGGGAAGGGTTACGTCGAGCAGGAAGTGCGTGACCGTCTGCTGGAAACCCACTACTCCCAGGCTGCCCGTGAACTGAAGCTCAGCCTCGTGGACGCCAACATCGACCCGCAGCCCCTCAAGAGCGGTCAGGCGTTCGAGTTCACCGTCAAGGGCGAGACCTACCCCGAAGTGAAACTCGCGGACTGGAGCGGCCTGAGCCTCAGCGCCGCCGCGCCCGAGATCACCGACGAGGTCCTGGACCGCACCCTGAGCGACCTGCAGGAGCGCAACGCGACCTTCGACGACGCCGACCGCGCCATCGAGGCCAGCGATCAGGTGACCATCGAGGAGCAGGGCGAGGACGGCGGCACGTACCCCGTGTACCTGGACGTCGCCGAGGCGCACGTGCGCGACGCGCTGCTGGGCAAGAACAAGGGTGACACCGTCGAGATCACCGTGCCCGCCCACCAGCACGGCGACCACGAGCACGCCGAGCACACCGTCACCGTGAAGATCGTGGACGTGAAGACCAAGAAGCTGCAGGCACTGGACGACGAGTTCGCCAAGAGCCTGAACTTCGACTCCCTGGAGCGCCTGCGCACCGACCTGAAGGCCGAGCTGGAACGCCGCGCCACCCAGGAAGGCGAGGCGGCCCGCCGCGAGGAGTTCATCGATCACCTCGTCGCCGGCATGACGGCCGACATTCCCCAGGCGCTGCTGGACCGCCGCCGCGAGTCCATGCAGGCCGAGATCCAGGATGACCTGGGCCGCCAGGGCGTCAAGTGGGGCGAGTACGAGGCCTTCATGAAGGAGCAGGGCAAGCTCGACGAGTTCATGGCCGACCTGGGCAAGAACGCCGAGACCCGCGTGAAGCGCGACCTGGCCCTGGAGAAACTGGCCGAGGACCTGAACGTTCAGGTCAGCGACGCCGAGTTCAACCAGACCATGACGGCCCTGGCGCAGGCGAACGGCCTGAGCCCCGCCGACCTGAGCAAGCAGCTCGGGCCGAACGGCATCAACTCGTACTACATCAGCCTGACGCGCGAGAAGGCGCTGCAGCAGGCCATCGCGCAGCTGTCCAAGGGCAGCGAGGCCACTGCCGGCGACGCCAGCAGTGACGAGGCCAGCAGCGCCGAGTAA
- a CDS encoding bacterial transcriptional activator domain-containing protein produces MSAPQSHADPAPAPTWLLRTLGQAEVLVNGAAVVWPARSAGELLWYLHAHPDGRYRHDLLRDLWDLDDTPAALNRFRVTLHRLRHALGRADAVTESGGRYALHPDLLAASDTATLHDALRGARQAGPPREREELLRRALASADGEYLPHLNGDWVQEARQAHRAAVVEAHLTLARLHCDAHECPLAAQELVRAAATDPLIGEDHHQRLMACLAMTRDRYAATEHYRRYRAFLATEIGDTPMADTVAFAERLKGGELPCVDTPFRPAGSRD; encoded by the coding sequence ATGAGTGCCCCCCAGTCCCACGCCGATCCTGCTCCCGCGCCCACCTGGCTGCTGCGCACGCTGGGGCAGGCGGAAGTGCTCGTGAACGGCGCGGCCGTCGTGTGGCCCGCCCGCAGCGCCGGGGAACTGCTGTGGTACCTGCACGCCCACCCGGACGGCCGCTACCGCCACGACCTGCTGCGCGACCTGTGGGACCTGGACGACACGCCCGCCGCCCTGAACCGGTTCCGGGTGACGCTGCACCGCCTGCGCCACGCGCTGGGCCGCGCGGACGCCGTCACCGAGAGCGGCGGCCGCTACGCGCTGCACCCGGACCTGCTGGCCGCCAGCGACACCGCCACCCTACACGACGCGCTGCGCGGCGCGCGGCAGGCCGGCCCCCCACGCGAACGTGAGGAACTGCTGCGCCGCGCCCTGGCCAGCGCGGACGGCGAGTACCTGCCGCACCTGAACGGCGACTGGGTGCAGGAGGCCCGGCAGGCGCACCGCGCGGCCGTCGTGGAAGCCCACCTGACCCTGGCGCGGCTGCACTGCGACGCGCACGAATGCCCGCTGGCGGCGCAGGAACTCGTGCGGGCCGCCGCGACCGACCCCCTGATCGGCGAGGACCACCACCAGCGCCTGATGGCCTGCCTCGCCATGACCAGGGACCGTTACGCCGCCACCGAACACTACCGCCGCTACCGGGCGTTCCTGGCCACCGAGATCGGCGACACGCCCATGGCGGACACCGTGGCCTTCGCCGAGCGCCTGAAAGGGGGCGAGCTGCCCTGCGTGGACACCCCGTTCCGACCGGCCGGCTCCCGCGACTGA
- a CDS encoding CBS domain-containing protein, with translation MRVLDLMSTPVITAVPTLSLLDAAHLMRSHGIRRLPIVAGDTLAGIVTDRDLREAMPSRVSSLSPWEATTRLAAVTVADVMRRSVLTTTPDADARDAAHTMLLHRVGALPVIDAAGRVVGVVTVSDVLRDYAATSPAAALAAAPDGAR, from the coding sequence ATGCGAGTTCTTGACCTGATGAGTACCCCGGTGATCACGGCTGTTCCCACCCTCTCCCTGCTGGACGCCGCGCACCTGATGCGGTCGCACGGCATCCGGCGCCTGCCGATCGTGGCGGGCGACACGCTGGCCGGGATCGTCACCGACCGCGACCTGCGCGAGGCGATGCCCAGCCGCGTGTCCAGCCTGTCCCCCTGGGAGGCCACCACGCGGCTGGCCGCCGTGACGGTCGCCGACGTGATGCGCCGCTCGGTCCTGACCACCACCCCCGACGCGGACGCCCGCGACGCGGCGCACACCATGCTCCTGCACCGCGTGGGCGCGCTGCCCGTGATCGACGCGGCGGGACGCGTGGTGGGGGTCGTGACCGTCAGCGACGTGCTGCGCGATTACGCGGCGACCAGCCCGGCCGCCGCGCTGGCCGCCGCCCCGGACGGCGCGCGGTGA
- a CDS encoding cytochrome C oxidase subunit II, whose protein sequence is MSGADPAPRLDHHTLERYETAWLGIAVVMTVLLFVGVIASLISGTYPLLSAGTGHAHEGPIVKGRVDPAQLAATPFAKPGLVVDRAGQPVMNDRGTLDAYLVAGGFTFQPAVLRVPAGVPVTLHVTATDVVHGFQVTGTNVNVEILPGHVASLTVTFRHPGEQHVICNEYCGAGHHNMITRFIVEAPTETP, encoded by the coding sequence GTGAGCGGCGCCGACCCCGCCCCCCGTCTGGACCACCACACCCTGGAACGCTACGAGACGGCGTGGCTGGGCATCGCGGTCGTCATGACGGTTCTGCTGTTCGTGGGTGTGATCGCCAGCCTGATCAGCGGCACGTACCCGCTGCTGAGCGCCGGGACCGGCCACGCGCACGAGGGGCCGATCGTGAAGGGCCGCGTGGACCCCGCGCAACTGGCCGCCACGCCCTTCGCGAAACCAGGACTGGTGGTGGACCGCGCCGGGCAGCCGGTCATGAACGACCGGGGCACCCTGGACGCCTACCTCGTGGCCGGGGGCTTCACGTTCCAGCCGGCGGTGCTGCGCGTCCCGGCAGGCGTGCCCGTCACGCTGCACGTGACCGCCACCGACGTCGTGCACGGCTTCCAGGTGACCGGCACGAACGTCAACGTGGAGATCCTGCCCGGCCACGTCGCCTCACTCACCGTGACCTTCCGCCACCCCGGCGAGCAGCACGTCATCTGCAACGAGTACTGCGGCGCCGGGCACCACAACATGATCACCCGCTTCATCGTCGAAGCGCCCACGGAGACCCCATGA
- a CDS encoding b(o/a)3-type cytochrome-c oxidase subunit 1: MTTALPSRPTSSPALPGLDSATLTSLKKLTQYYAVTAFLALMIGVLLGPLQALNYGGVNVYEFPLLRVLIKSYYQGLTLHGVLNALVFTQFFISGWMLYLPARDLNVRPNMRFAWFTYLTMTAGLLTAAVPLLMNDATVLYTFYPPLEGSPVFYIGAAVMVAASLLVAGQVVGLWLSWKRAHPGRVTPVVTYMSVATWLMWIVAALGLVTEVVVMLIPWSLGLTRGVDPLLARTLFWWTGHPIVYFWLLPAYISWYAFLPRQAGGRMASEGLTRLAFAMFLVFSVPVGLHHQYADPNVQNTWKVIHMFLTFLVAVPSLLTAFSAAASLEDAARAHGGRGLVGWVRRLPWGNASMTAQVLAMVSFIFGGAGGIVNASMAFAPVVHNTAWIPGHFHITVGTATTLTFMGVMFWLVPHLTGKRLFSPRLALASVWWWFGGMMLFALGMHWQGLAGVPRRAQVSAAAQQAAYDSMNIALPKLLTAISGGVLFVASVLFYTVLIRTLLSPRLDDPESTPIPVSEAISPAGENLRGASLLVRRTEPLLALTFAALVLVILVYGPVIAPMLANYQFIPGQRLW, encoded by the coding sequence ATGACCACGGCCCTTCCGTCCCGACCGACTTCCAGCCCGGCGCTGCCCGGCCTGGACAGCGCCACCCTGACCAGCCTGAAGAAACTGACGCAGTACTACGCGGTCACGGCCTTCCTGGCCCTGATGATCGGCGTGCTGCTGGGGCCGCTGCAGGCCCTGAACTACGGCGGCGTGAACGTGTACGAGTTCCCGCTGCTCAGGGTGCTGATCAAGTCCTACTACCAGGGCCTGACGCTGCACGGCGTGCTGAACGCGCTGGTGTTCACGCAGTTCTTCATCAGCGGCTGGATGCTGTACCTCCCGGCCCGCGACCTGAACGTCCGCCCGAACATGCGCTTTGCGTGGTTCACGTACCTGACCATGACCGCCGGGCTGCTCACGGCTGCCGTCCCGCTCCTGATGAACGACGCGACCGTGCTGTACACCTTCTACCCGCCGCTGGAAGGCAGCCCCGTGTTCTACATCGGCGCGGCCGTCATGGTCGCCGCGAGCCTGCTGGTGGCCGGGCAGGTCGTGGGGCTGTGGCTGAGCTGGAAACGCGCCCACCCGGGCCGCGTGACGCCCGTCGTGACGTACATGAGCGTCGCCACGTGGCTGATGTGGATCGTGGCGGCTCTGGGACTGGTGACCGAGGTCGTGGTCATGCTGATTCCCTGGTCGCTGGGCCTCACGCGTGGCGTGGACCCGCTGCTGGCCCGCACGCTGTTCTGGTGGACCGGGCATCCCATCGTGTACTTCTGGCTGCTGCCCGCGTACATCTCGTGGTACGCGTTCCTGCCCCGGCAGGCGGGCGGCCGCATGGCCAGCGAGGGCCTGACGCGCCTGGCCTTCGCGATGTTCCTGGTGTTCAGCGTGCCGGTCGGCCTGCACCACCAGTACGCCGACCCGAACGTGCAGAACACCTGGAAGGTCATTCACATGTTCCTGACGTTCCTGGTGGCCGTGCCCAGCCTCCTGACGGCCTTCAGCGCCGCCGCGTCCCTCGAGGACGCCGCCCGCGCCCACGGGGGCCGGGGTCTGGTCGGCTGGGTGCGCCGCCTGCCGTGGGGGAACGCCAGCATGACCGCGCAGGTCCTGGCCATGGTGTCATTCATCTTCGGCGGGGCGGGCGGCATCGTGAACGCCTCCATGGCCTTCGCGCCGGTCGTGCACAACACCGCCTGGATTCCCGGTCACTTTCACATCACGGTGGGCACCGCGACCACCCTGACGTTCATGGGCGTGATGTTCTGGCTGGTGCCGCACCTGACCGGCAAACGCCTGTTCTCGCCGCGTCTGGCGCTCGCATCGGTGTGGTGGTGGTTCGGCGGCATGATGCTGTTCGCGCTCGGCATGCACTGGCAGGGACTGGCGGGCGTGCCCCGGCGCGCGCAGGTGAGCGCCGCGGCGCAGCAGGCGGCGTACGACAGCATGAACATCGCCCTGCCGAAACTCCTGACCGCGATCAGCGGCGGCGTGCTGTTCGTCGCGTCGGTGCTGTTCTACACCGTCCTGATCCGCACGCTGCTCTCGCCCCGCCTGGACGACCCGGAAAGCACACCCATCCCGGTCAGCGAGGCCATCAGCCCCGCCGGGGAGAACCTGCGCGGGGCCAGCCTGCTGGTGCGCCGCACTGAACCGCTGCTGGCCCTGACCTTCGCCGCGCTGGTGCTGGTGATCCTGGTGTACGGCCCGGTGATCGCCCCGATGCTCGCGAACTACCAGTTCATTCCCGGCCAGAGGCTCTGGTGA
- a CDS encoding cytochrome c, translating to MSGPHPGSPRPGPEDRWFTRRQVTALVAVLALAAALGTAAYQAGERLAGTGGGAVVTAATGTVPDGGALYAASCAGCHGADAGGALGPALRASAAWSGADFTQAVLEGRTPDGRTLGAVMPRFAAAGLDGAPPTQAQLDALHAYLKTLP from the coding sequence GTGAGCGGCCCCCACCCCGGCAGCCCCCGCCCCGGCCCCGAGGACCGCTGGTTCACCCGCCGGCAGGTCACGGCCCTCGTCGCCGTGCTGGCGCTGGCGGCCGCGCTCGGCACCGCCGCGTACCAGGCGGGCGAACGGCTGGCCGGCACCGGGGGCGGCGCGGTCGTCACGGCCGCCACCGGCACCGTCCCCGACGGCGGCGCCCTGTACGCCGCCAGTTGCGCCGGTTGCCACGGCGCGGACGCCGGCGGCGCGCTCGGCCCGGCCCTGCGCGCCTCGGCCGCCTGGAGCGGCGCCGACTTCACGCAGGCCGTTCTGGAGGGCCGGACCCCCGACGGCCGCACCCTGGGCGCGGTGATGCCGCGCTTCGCGGCTGCCGGTCTGGACGGCGCGCCTCCCACCCAGGCGCAGCTGGACGCCCTGCACGCCTACCTGAAGACCCTGCCCTGA
- a CDS encoding ATP-binding protein, with protein sequence MSKPSGEFDLTQGLFAGGGEMARRMLALDWTRTTLGPPHQWPQSLKTAVRIMLTSRFAMWMAWGPDLTFFCNDAYLPTLGVKGSWALGARSDVVWAEIWKDIGPRISQVLSEGHATWDEGLLLFLERSGYTEETYHTFSYSPLADDTGAVTGMLCVVTEESERVVGERRLRVLGSLSSRLNGARTTDEVFRALHAGLQDEPQDLPFALAYLPAQERDTAELRCALRFGVGADHALAPGVIGPQGESGQQEPAPWVVAPVLSGAVPAQLQDLQGWPDVPRGPWDRPPLRSLTLPIIQPGMTLPAGVLIVGLNPYRPLDDAYRSFLDLCVTQLASALTSVTAYEQERQRAEVLAQLDRAKTAFFANASHELRTPLTLMLGPLEDLLTGEQGELSAQQQQTLSMAHRNSLRLLRLVNSLLDFSRLEAGRAQARFVPTDFVALNADLTSSFRSAMNRAGLAFRVELESLPAPVYVDLDLWEKVLLNLLSNAFKFTLQGEVAVTLRAEDRHVVLAVQDTGVGVPAAEVERLFERFHRVEGQRGRSFEGSGIGLALVREIVLLHGGTIEASSEEGRGTTFTLRLPFGSAHLPPDRVAAPTGEQPSTQGALPFVEEALRWLPSAPAPLADPEPDGPAQPTERRQVLIVDDNADLREYLQRLLEPHHDVQVARDGLEALEAIRGRLPDLMVTDVMMPRLDGLGLLAAVRESPATRDLPVIMLSARAGEEARVQGLQSGADDYLVKPFSARELLAKVNANLKLSQLRREALEREQAYSAELEARVEARTRELREALDHSERQTLELNTVLASMPDAVYVGDLSGIQRANRPALDIVGFGSMEELRRSVIDLSVQLQNRDLETGAPLPPEQTPFVRALRGEAVRQDVRLRHMRTGEDRVVRVAAAPLRRDGQVFGAVAVVSDITDQVALQGDILRANQELSRSNAELERFAYIASHDLQEPIRTVGSYAGLLAHRYGDRLDERAEMYLQTVQKGAERMQTLVNDLLVFSRLNGERPLPSPVPLREVVQEALARLEAARVEADAQVELGELPVVLGAASRLAQLFQNLIGNALKFRAPDRAPLVSVRAEREGAFWRVSVQDNGIGIAPEYHQRIFEMFQRLHIRDQFEGSGLGLAICEKIVAQHGGRLWVTSEPGQGSAFHLTLPAVSDDGSG encoded by the coding sequence ATGTCGAAACCTTCCGGAGAGTTTGACCTTACCCAGGGCCTGTTCGCGGGGGGTGGGGAGATGGCGCGGCGGATGCTGGCGCTGGACTGGACTCGCACCACCCTGGGACCTCCTCACCAGTGGCCGCAGAGCCTGAAGACGGCCGTGCGGATCATGCTGACCTCGCGTTTCGCGATGTGGATGGCGTGGGGTCCGGACCTGACCTTCTTCTGCAACGACGCCTACCTGCCGACGCTGGGCGTGAAGGGATCGTGGGCGCTGGGGGCCCGCTCGGACGTGGTGTGGGCCGAAATCTGGAAGGACATCGGGCCGCGCATCTCGCAGGTGCTGTCCGAGGGGCACGCCACCTGGGACGAGGGCCTGCTGCTGTTCCTGGAACGCAGCGGGTACACCGAGGAGACGTACCACACGTTCTCGTACTCCCCGCTGGCCGACGATACCGGCGCCGTGACCGGCATGCTGTGCGTGGTGACCGAGGAGAGCGAACGGGTCGTGGGCGAGCGGCGGCTGCGGGTGCTGGGAAGTCTGTCGTCCCGCCTGAACGGCGCGCGCACCACTGACGAGGTCTTCCGCGCGCTGCACGCCGGACTGCAGGACGAACCGCAGGATCTGCCGTTCGCGCTGGCCTACCTGCCCGCCCAGGAGCGCGACACGGCCGAGCTGCGCTGCGCGCTGCGGTTCGGTGTGGGGGCCGACCATGCGCTGGCGCCCGGAGTGATCGGTCCGCAGGGGGAGTCCGGTCAGCAGGAGCCGGCGCCGTGGGTGGTGGCTCCGGTCCTGTCCGGCGCGGTGCCGGCGCAGCTGCAGGACCTTCAGGGGTGGCCGGACGTTCCGCGCGGCCCCTGGGACCGCCCGCCGCTGCGCAGCCTGACCCTGCCGATCATTCAGCCGGGCATGACCCTGCCGGCCGGGGTGCTGATCGTGGGCCTGAACCCTTACCGGCCGCTGGACGACGCCTACCGCAGTTTCCTGGACCTGTGCGTGACGCAGCTGGCGTCCGCGCTGACCAGCGTGACCGCCTACGAGCAGGAGCGGCAGCGGGCCGAGGTGCTGGCGCAGCTGGACCGCGCCAAGACGGCTTTCTTCGCGAACGCCAGCCACGAGCTGCGCACGCCCCTGACCCTGATGCTGGGGCCGCTGGAGGACCTGCTGACCGGCGAGCAGGGCGAACTGAGCGCGCAGCAGCAGCAGACGCTGAGCATGGCGCACCGCAACAGCCTGCGGTTGCTGCGGCTGGTGAACAGCCTGCTGGATTTCTCGCGGCTGGAGGCGGGCCGGGCGCAGGCGCGGTTCGTTCCCACGGATTTCGTGGCGCTCAACGCCGATCTGACCAGCAGTTTCCGGTCGGCCATGAACCGCGCGGGCCTGGCGTTCCGGGTGGAGCTGGAGTCGCTGCCCGCCCCGGTGTACGTGGACCTGGACCTGTGGGAGAAGGTGCTGCTGAACCTGCTGTCCAACGCTTTCAAGTTCACCCTTCAGGGCGAGGTGGCCGTGACGCTGCGCGCCGAGGACCGCCACGTGGTCCTGGCCGTGCAGGACACCGGCGTGGGCGTTCCGGCGGCCGAGGTGGAGCGTCTGTTCGAACGCTTTCACCGGGTCGAGGGGCAGCGGGGGCGGTCGTTCGAGGGCAGCGGGATCGGGCTGGCGCTGGTGCGTGAGATCGTGTTGCTGCACGGCGGGACCATCGAGGCCAGCAGCGAGGAGGGGCGCGGCACGACCTTCACGCTGCGCCTGCCGTTCGGTTCGGCCCACCTGCCGCCGGACCGGGTCGCGGCGCCCACCGGGGAGCAGCCCAGCACGCAGGGCGCCCTGCCGTTCGTGGAGGAGGCGCTGCGCTGGCTGCCCAGCGCGCCCGCACCGCTGGCCGACCCTGAGCCGGACGGTCCGGCGCAACCCACCGAGCGGCGGCAGGTGCTGATCGTGGACGACAACGCCGACCTGCGCGAGTACCTGCAGCGGCTGCTGGAGCCGCACCATGACGTTCAGGTGGCGCGCGACGGCCTGGAGGCGCTCGAAGCGATTCGCGGCCGCCTGCCGGATCTGATGGTCACGGACGTGATGATGCCCCGCCTGGACGGACTGGGCCTGCTCGCGGCGGTGCGGGAGTCGCCCGCGACCCGTGACCTGCCGGTGATCATGCTCTCGGCCCGCGCGGGCGAGGAGGCGCGCGTGCAGGGGTTGCAGTCCGGGGCGGACGATTACCTGGTCAAGCCGTTCAGCGCGCGGGAGCTGCTGGCGAAGGTGAACGCGAACCTGAAGCTCTCGCAGCTGCGGCGCGAGGCGCTGGAGCGTGAGCAGGCGTACTCCGCCGAACTCGAGGCGCGTGTGGAGGCCCGCACCCGCGAGCTGCGCGAGGCGCTGGATCACAGCGAACGCCAGACGCTGGAACTGAACACCGTCCTGGCCAGCATGCCGGACGCCGTGTACGTGGGCGACCTGAGCGGCATCCAGCGGGCCAACCGCCCGGCGCTGGACATCGTGGGGTTCGGCAGCATGGAGGAGTTGCGCCGGTCGGTGATCGACCTGAGCGTGCAACTGCAGAACCGTGATCTGGAGACCGGCGCGCCGCTCCCGCCGGAGCAGACGCCGTTCGTGCGGGCGCTGCGGGGCGAGGCGGTGCGGCAGGACGTGCGGCTGCGGCACATGCGGACCGGTGAGGACCGCGTGGTGCGGGTGGCGGCGGCTCCGCTGCGCCGCGACGGGCAGGTGTTCGGGGCGGTGGCGGTGGTGTCGGATATCACCGATCAGGTGGCGTTGCAGGGCGATATCCTGCGCGCCAACCAGGAGCTGTCGCGCAGCAACGCCGAACTGGAGAGGTTCGCGTATATCGCCAGTCATGACCTGCAGGAACCGATCCGGACCGTGGGTTCCTACGCGGGCCTGCTGGCCCACCGTTACGGTGACCGGCTGGACGAACGCGCCGAGATGTACCTCCAGACCGTGCAGAAGGGCGCCGAGCGGATGCAGACGCTGGTGAACGACCTGCTGGTGTTCTCGCGCCTGAACGGCGAGCGGCCGTTGCCGTCGCCCGTGCCGCTGCGCGAGGTGGTGCAGGAGGCGCTGGCGCGGCTGGAAGCGGCGCGGGTCGAGGCGGACGCGCAGGTGGAGCTGGGCGAGTTGCCGGTGGTGCTGGGGGCCGCGTCGCGTCTGGCTCAGCTGTTCCAGAACCTGATCGGGAACGCGCTGAAGTTCCGGGCGCCGGACCGCGCGCCGCTGGTGTCGGTCCGCGCGGAGCGGGAGGGGGCGTTCTGGCGTGTGAGCGTGCAGGACAACGGGATTGGGATCGCGCCGGAGTACCACCAGCGGATCTTCGAGATGTTCCAGCGGTTGCATATCCGTGATCAGTTCGAGGGCAGCGGGCTGGGGCTGGCGATCTGCGAGAAGATCGTCGCGCAGCACGGGGGCCGCCTGTGGGTGACGTCCGAGCCGGGGCAGGGATCGGCGTTTCACCTGACGCTGCCGGCCGTGTCCGACGACGGGAGCGGCTGA